ttccgcttgttacttgtatgctctgtatgctgggtcatgagacccatatttgtaatacttggctcctcggagcctaatgaataaatattttgagtcgtagagttttgttgtgatgccatgttgtatctacacatatcgagcatattgtgtgtatgattgaaatgcttggtatgtgtgagatccgacaacctagttgtttatccttggtagcctctcttatgaggaaatgtagtctagtgcttccactgagccatggtagtctgctacagcccgatttatcagagtcttgctagcccagttactactactccgaaacacttagactggtcggcatgtgatccATTTCGTTTCTGTGTGTCCCTTCGAGGGAATGTcatgcggtgacttccggagtcctgctagcctgctgcagcccgggttcccggagtcctgttaacccagttgctacagcccggattcacaccctgatgaccgacacgttcgatgttggttcatgtatgtctgtccccgtaagttagcgtcactttgggttcacgactagtcatgacGGCTcagattctctgtcatatggatactagcgacactattaTAGTGTTGGATCTTATTTGGAAATTTCTAAGCACTTGGTAAGGGAGGATTATTTCACAAAATATTCGATGCTCTCTATGCTTACAAATTTGCCCTGGCAAATGGGTGATGAACCCCTGCCATCCTTCAGGCCTTGTTTGGTAGCCCGTGATCCCCTCGTGATCCCGTCAAAAAACGAGGCGGAGAAGCCAGACGGACAAATCGAGTCGTGTGCTTTGACCCAAGCTTCTCCGTCGGCGATTGGAGCAACGCTCCGTCCCTTCGGCAACGCTGATATGCtctaagagcattactagtagaatcctcaaaccctcaaaccctcactAGTGTTTTAAGGGTTCAAAAATGATCTTTTTGTGCACTTTTACGGGTTGAAAAACAGGGACAAAgattagaaccctcaaacccaacccttataacGGAATATTCCCCATGAATGACGTTGTCGTTGCGCGCGGGAGGTCGACGGGGCGGCCGCCGGCGACGGGGGTGACTAGCAGCGGTGGTCGCGGGCGTGGGCGCAGGAGTTGGGAGGATTTTTCCCTCCCGCGCGAGTATAACCGCCAAATGAGGGTTCGGGTAGGTTTTGCTACCCAACCCTTACTTTTGAGGATTGGGAGAGAGTTTGAGGGTTGGACCTTTAAAAAAATTTGAGGGTTTGGGGGTTAAGGGGTTCTAGTCTAAGGCTTTTTTTTGACGAAAACTGTAAAAAAACAgttatttttaggggtttgagggctctactagtaatgctctaaggCCACTCCCAAGATGCCAGTAGATCGGGGTTGTCACCCTCCTCTTTTCCCGAATCTCCCCTCCGTCAGCTCATGTCACCTCCCTCTTCCACCCCAGCGTTCTTGCTTATCAATGGTGGACAAGGCCTTGCGCAGATCCACGAACCTGCTCTTGTGAGGGATTTCCTTCCCTCCCCTTGTTGCCATTTGGGCACCTGAGGTAGTAGGAGGGATTCCATACGCATAGGAAAATCTCTCCCTAGTAGAGGCTTATAGGCCTCATTGATTCAAAGAATTCCTAAAGGAATTTTGAAGCATTCCAATTTGTAGTTTTTTTTTCCTATGTAgcttgtttgattcataggattacaATCCATAGGAACTCTTTCataggattcatttgtactagtttTCATAGGGAAATTCCATCCACTCCAACCTCATGTGAAGCATCCAACATATTTCCTGCGCACTATCACTATCAAAAGACTACTAATCCTGTAGCATTGAAGATATCATGCCActtattcctatgtttttcctattcctacattttacaaatcctgtgaatcaaagagccCCTATTGCTCTGGATTTCCACTTCCCAACAACCTGAACCCCGCGTGGTTTTGCCTCTGCACTCGGTGACAACAATAGATGTACAGGCTACACATGGTCACATCCAAGGACAAATGGATGGTTAGATTTTGTCACCAGTCCCAAAACAAGTCATTCACAAATATTCCCAAGTATAACCAGCAAGATTTGGATATGTTATTTGTGCATCTCAGATGTCATGCACGTATGGCGGTAGCAGTTACATTAGAAAATGGGCAGCAAATATGTTGTTCTAGTAAAACAAAACAAATAGAACAAACAGATGGCAGCACAAGCCGCTGAGAACATCTAGCAGAATGGGGTTTCTTCTAAAGAGTTATGTACACTCAAAATTAATTATACACCGAATCAAAACATGGAAGAATTTTCGATCAAACGGAGTTAAGGTCTTGGGAAACTTGGTTTTGCCACCTGCACCAATGATAACAGCTATTACACTTCCCTTTGTTTTGGGTGCATTAATATCAAGATGGGCAAAGAGTGTAATGTCTCTAGACTAACCTGGTAAGAAGGAACCTCGCCAGAGGGCTTACGGTAGGAGCAGCCAATGGTGGCGTACTAGCTTGTTTCTTGTTGCTTCCAGCTTCCGAGGGGGGCTCAGGTTTCTTTGTAAAAATCGATATTGCCGTCTCATTTAGACTTTGCAACGACGAATCCTTCGAGCTGCACATGAGGCACAGTAAGCTGAGGACACAGTATGAAAGTGAGCAAGCACACACGGTGAGAGTCAAGGTCGTACCTCCCTAGCCGCTGTAGAATTCTGCCAACCAATACCTCACAGGATCCAGGTATTTCTTGCTCTAGATCCATCAAAGAACTGAGGACTGCATGAACAACAGGTCCTTCATACTTGTCACCAGAAGCCTACAAGAGAAGTTCTAAAGTTGGAAGACACTTCTGGAGGGATGCAAAGATCAATATTGGAATATCACAGTGATGGCACAGCTAAACCGTTACTGGAATTTGATTATCTAGCATTCAATTTGGTTCCTATAAAGACCATCAGCATTTAGTTGAACCCACTCTGGTCTTCACGAGAGTTAAGAGGCACTAATGCAAAATCAATGTACTCCAATAACAGGGCACGAGGTTAACGCGTCTAATATAGTTTACCTCTTTCAGAGAAGGAATTATCAAGGATGAGAGTGCAGGTGAAGCTGCAGAAGCTCGGGGAGCTGATTGCCCATCGGATGGCTGCCGTGATTTGCGACCTTTTTGCGAGTCAACATTCTCACTAGGACAAGGAACATACTTTCTTTAAGGAATGATATAAACAGCACACGTGTAAGTCAAACAACACTTAAACTAAACTTGAAATACCTTCGAACCTCATGGCTGTTTACCCCAGAAAATCTAGGTTCATGTGATTCCTTTTCATGTTTGTTGGTGGCTGGTCTTTCTCGAGCATTTCCCTTTCTGAACCCAGCTTGTAGAGCAGCCTTTGCCTGCGTATATTGCTCAAGTGCATTATAAATATGCATCTACCAAGCAAGCGAGCATTTGGCAACAAAACATTCATGTCCGCTACCTCCGCAAGGTTAGTAGCACTATCCTCAAGTGAAGCATTTGATGTTTTTTCTAGAGTCCCCAGCCTTGACCTTGAAGATCGTGGTGTTTCTGCTTCTTCAGTTTGATTCCTAACAACTGTCCCACTGATAGACATATCTTCGTATGAGGAGAATCTGCTGGGAGGCTAATGAATATGATGAATCAGATGCTGCTGCTTATCTTAGTATCTTGCGTGCAGGGTAAGGTAGGATCGCAAATATTAAAAACCCAAGACTGATATCAATGTACCTTAGAACTGTGATTAGGACCTGCTGGGTAGACCTGAGATGCTCTTGGAGAGCGTAACACCACAGTTCCAGACCCACTTACAGATTGGTCATTCTGACAAGAAGCCATGGTTAAAATCAGAATTAACCATTAATCAGGAGTTTACAGATTGCACGTGTAGATGGAAATCTCACGTATTCTGTAGAACTTTCTAGCCTCCCATGATCAGTTTGAGCTTCTTTCTTAGACATGTTTGTTGAGGATGATTCTTCAGATCCAGTCCCAGATGTTCTCCATTGGTTTTCTCGATCAACTGTACGTTTTAGTGTACTTGGATTCTGAGGCATATCAAATCTACCATCCTTGGTGGAGGTTATTTGTGGTGGTCTCAAACCACCTCGAACAGTTCCCGTGCCCTCCGATCTATCAGGAAAATCCCAGCCAGCAGCTTTCCTAACTGTTCCTTGACTACCGTAGATCAAAAATAatcaagcccatgaagacaaaaCAAAGCTTATTAACTATTTTGACAAACATACCTGGAAGGAGAGGCTGCATGTCTTGTATTTCTATCAACCTTAATAGTACCTCCATAATCATCTTCTTCGATATGTGTTTGACCATTTTGCGTGGCATCGATGCTACCTTTTACTGTAAATTTTGGCCTCTCTCTACCAATAACACCAACAGAAGCACACAAAGACAATGAGATATCGATACACTTGAATTATTAGTCAAACATTGTTTCACTAAAAAGTGTAAAGAAAAACATCACATACCTTATTCTCTCCAGAAGCTTTGGAGTTTTTCTGGCATTTTTTATGAAACGGTGCTTAAGAAGTTCCTTAGCACTAGGCCTCTGTGAGAAAGTAATACACATGAACAGCACTAAGCAAAAACGACAGAGACTATAAAATGCACTCTTTCCAGCTTAGACATGACACTACCTTAGTCTCAAATAAGATGACCCAGGGACTTACACAAAAAAAGAAAATTCTAAATTTCAGCATAGCAACTACTAAATTGTCAAATACTTCTAGATAGAATTATGTACTAGATTTATACTAAAGGTTACATCTGGCAGGACTGGAACCCTTCATGGCATCTCGTAATGTTAGTTGTAGCCTTCTAGCTAGTGGGACTCCCAAATTTGGCCAGTACAGAACTAGTGTCACGACGGACAACAAGAAATTATAAAAAGAAGAGTGACACTGCATATGTTCAAAAGAACAAAGCAAAGTGATAACACACGGTAATTTTTTCTGAATCTGAAACTTCTATACTGAACAAGTGCAGAGGAAGTGCTTCCTGGTACATTATAAGAATTTTACCTCTGCTGGATTCTTCCTTAAACATAGTGACACAAACTCTTTCATTGGTTTAGAGAAATGCTCATCAAGCtgcatgttaaaaaaatataaTACTTATTTTCTTGCAAAAAATGCAAAACAGATGCTTTGATAAACTGAAATGAAGTACTTGATAATAGTTGTTAAAAGTACTCCAGTGACCTGAGGAGGATTTTCACGAGGTATCATGAAAAGAACTCTCATGGGGTGAATATCTGCCAACGGGGGTTCACCTTTTGCCATTTCTATAGCAGTTATACCTAAAGACCAGATATCTGCCTGCATTGAGACAAAAGCTTATGTAACAAAGTTCAttatgaagcaaaaggttcaacaAATTGGCAAGCACCTTTTCATTGTACCCATCAGAATTTTGAATAACCTCAGGTGCCATCCAAAAGGGAGTTCCGACGAATGTCTGGGCAAATCAAAGCCATTAGGCATTAGCAACATACTATGGCATATTCTTAGCTGATCTATCTGAAATAAAAAACGAATTATGCTTCTTGTACACAATTCCAACAAAGGGAAACAACAAGTTCACTGTTAAGCTAAAACACTACCACGGGCCCACAACAACTGATAAGGGGAATTCCATTTAGTGCATGCTCGGCTGGTGCAAACATACTTGTGGTTGTCACACCTGCACCACACACCACTGCAGTGTGACTAGTGGTTGGGCCCTTAGGTAGGGTTCTTGGTTGCGTGTGTGGCCTAGGCCAGctggcatgtgtgtgtgtgtgcgcgcgtttcACAGATACTTAAGTGTTCTGTGTTGTAACGTGAGAATTATGCATTGAAGTGAGATCTGAATTCATCCCCGTTCTCTCTTCTCACCTTCTTCCTCTCCAAGTCTCTCACCCCAACTACCCTTTCTTCCTGCCTACTCCTGGTCACTCACGATCCAGAGATCAGGGCGTGACAAATCAGTATCCAGAGCCATCTGCGTTTTCCCCAAAAGAAATCTTCGTCGTCAGTTGCTTGTTCCTCTCTCCGGATCCATGACATCCACCGCTAAGGGTGTATATTTCGCTCCAGAGAGATCCACCCAAAGTCCCAAGCAGGGTTGGATCTGGTATGAGTGCGACGACGGCGAACACCAAGCCCTCCGCGCAGACCTGTCACATCCTGTTGGCCATGGAGGAGAGCACCAACTAATTCAAGGCCCTCATCAAAGGCTCGATCACTCACTTCGATGAGCAGAAAATCAACAGCGACAAGCAGCGCAAGTCAGCTTCAACGATCAGGTATCAGGTGTCAGCACGAGCTCCGCGCTTCACCAAGCAAATTGATCTTACCCAAGCAGATGTGGATGAGATGCGCAAGACGCTGGAGGCGtcggcatccccacatggctcggTTCCGGTACTCATGCTGCCACCACTGCCTTTGCCGCGCACCCCACAAGCTCATAACCAGCACCGCGGGCTGACCCGTTCGCCCGGCTTGGAGGCAAGCGGCCCCCTCTGATTCCGCAAACACCAGGAGTGCCGAATCATGCCATCGCATCGACTCGGACGGCGGCGCACTCGCAGATCCCGGAAGCGCCACCCCTAATCGTGTCGGACGCGACGACTACCACACCAAGCCTCACAAGCATGAGTTCCCTCAATTCAACGGCAGCGCACCACTGCCATATCACAGAACTGGGTCACAACGGCGACGCTATACATCAAAGGGCAAGCAGCCCACTAGCTTCatgcatttcatcaaacacacataGGCATGACATTGGAGGCATTTTGTGCTGCGCGGTAAGACACGGGGGGAGGGGGGGCAAGTGTTCTTCGGAATGACTGGGCGTAAAGGGCACGCAGATCACCGAGGAGTTTGGCTCAGGCGAGTTCAAACTCGAGATGCACAAACTTCTCCAGTTGCGTCAGATCGGCAGCGTCATCGAGTACAAGGCACCATTCGAGGCCCACATGTACCACTTGCTCGCGCTAGACTCATCGCTCAGTCCCAAATTCTTCGTCACCGCGCTGCGATGTGCCTTCCGCCACAGTCGAGCATCATGCAGGCGTCAGTCCTAGCACACATAAATGAGGAGCTGGGGGCACAACGACCGCGCGCTCGACCTCTACCTGCCGgcctgttaagcttcatgcactagccaacgcaaccaaaagtctaaactgatggaaagggctagacAACACACATACACTTCAAaccccctctcacgtgtgacgTGGAAAGTCAACGGTATGGCTCAAAAGGCCTATACGTGCACAAAGGGGGCCAGCAGCAATTTTTGGATAAATTGCGAAAGCCAatacttgaactcaagaccttgggctctgataccatgttaagcttcatgcactagcaaatgcaaccaaaagtccaaactgatggaAAGTGCTAGGCAATCCACATACACTTCAAcagtcctccaccaccaccaccagttccCCTTCATCACGCGGCGGCACCTCACCTGCAGAGTGACGACTATAGCAGCAAGCAGCAGCTCCGCGAGTTTCGGCACGTGAACGGATTGTGTTTTCAAGTGAGGGGACTGCTACTGCAGGGAGCACCAGTGCAATCACCAAGCACAGTTGCTCACCATCCAGGTGGGCGAGCATGGAGAGCTCCTCTCCGACAAGGCAATTCATGCTCTCGCCCTTCTCCACGATCATGTCGTCGACGCGACCGCACCAGTGTTGCTTGTTGTCAGCGCATGCTTTGGACGGTTCTGATTCACCTGTGGGCACTTGTGGGCAACCAAGTCATGTTGATGTTGCTCGATTTGGGCAGTACGCACAACTTCGTCAACACGGCCTTCGTCGAGCACGTCGGTGCCGTCACCAAGGCGCTGCCACCAGTGGAGGTGCACGCTGCTAGCGGCAACCACCTCACCTGCTCCCGCATTGTTCCCGAGCTCAAATGGTGGATGCAAGGGCACACATTCACGACGCCAATGCGCGAGTTGGACACCGGCGCGTACGACGACATTCTTGGCATGGTCTGGTTGGCCTAGTTTACTCCAATGAACTGTCACTTGCAAGACAAGTTTGTCTCCTTCGTCTACAAACGGCGAGTCCGTAACCCTCCAAGGTGTTCGTCCATCGACCGCAAGCACATTGTCCGCACTGGAGCCGGGTTAGCCCGGTTTACTCCAATGAACAGTCACTGGCAAGACAAGTTCGTCTCCATCTACACAAACTGCGAGTCCGTGACCCTCCAAGGTGTTCGTCCATCGACCGCAAGCACATTGTCCACACTGGAGCCCGAGGAGTTCCGCAAATTGCTCGTGGGCAATGATGTATGGGCGCTGGCTATGGTGGATGCGACAGACGGCGCAACACATTGACATCACCGCGCCAATCCACGTCCTCATCAACGAATTCGAAGACACGTTTGCAAAGCCACAGGGAGACTGCCTCCGCAACCGCAATACGACCATGCGGTCACTTTCATGGATGGGGCGACCGGCGAACACCCACCCTTACCGATACTAGCCCTTGCAAAAGGACGAGATCAAACGGCACGTTCGCGAGATGCTACGTTCAGGCATAATCACCCACAGTATGAGCCCCTATGCAAACCATGTGCGGCTGGTCAAGAAGGACACTACATGGAGGTTTTGCTTCGACTACCGCCGGCTCAACGACGACACGACCAAAAACAAATTTCTATGGCCGATCTTTGATGAGTTGTTGGATGAGCTGGTCGGCACTACATGCTTCTCCAAGCACGATCTCCATGCGGGATATAATCAAATCCGCATGAATGAAGCTAATGAGAAGACCGCTTTCAAGACTCACCACTGACACGTCGTGTTTTGGTCATGCCATTCGGATTGACAAATGCTCCGACAACCTTCCAATGCCTGATGAACTCCATCTTCGCAGACTACATTCATAAGTTCGTAATCGTCTTCCTTGATGACATTTTAGTTTACAGTGCCACTTCCAGGTGCATGAACTGCACTTGCACACGGTGCTCGACCTGTTGCACACGCACAAGCTTTACGCCAAGATGTCCAAGTGCTCATTCATGGGGGATCGCATTGACTACCTCAGTCATGCCATTTCTCGGGAAGGCGTCACCACATACAGCGACAAGACCAAGGCCATGGCGCGCTGaccaacaccaacgaatgccacgGAGCTCTGTGGATTCCTTGGACTTACTGGATACTACCATAAGTTTGTGCCAAGCTATGGGATCATCGCCAAGCCGCTGACACAATAACTGACCAAGAAAGGCTTCGCATGGACGGATCAAGTGCAGCTCGCCTTCAACATGCTCAAGGTGATGGTGACCACGAAGGTTCTCGCTCTGCGACATAGATATTGGCGCCGTCCTCGTCCAAGATGGTCACATCGTCGCCTACTTCAACAAGGCCCTCTGACACTCGTAACCAAAAGCTTCCAGCCTACGAGAAAGAGTTCCTCGCCGTCATTATGACCATCGACAAGTGGCGGCCCTACCTCCAGCATTGCCCCTTCAAGACCGTCATCGAGCACAAAAGTCTGTGTAAGCTGGGGGAACAGCATCTGAAGACAGAAGTTCGGTGAAAGGCGATGTCCAAGTTGGTTGGACTTCAATTTCGCTTCCAGTATAAGTGCGGTATCGACAACGACGTGGCAGGCGCCCTTCCCAGTGTTGGCAATCGGCTCAATGTTGACACGTTGTCCATGTGCCAACCAGCATGGGTTCAGCAGGTGGCCAATTCATATGAAACCAGCAAAGACGCGCGGGGCCTTTTCCAGCAATTGGCTCTACAAAGCCCAAACGCCAAGGGGTTTGAGCTCCACCGCGGGCTCATTCGCCGCAAGGGGCGCTCCTCTAGATCGGCACCAACACTGCACTCCACACCAAACTGACCGGTCTAATGCACGACAGTGCGGTGGTCGGCCACTCTGGCGTAGCGGACGCGTACCACCATACCAAGAAACTCTTCGAGTGGAATGGTTTCAAGGCCGCCGTCGACAACTATGTGCGACAGTGCACATTCTGTCAACAAGTGAAACACGAGCTCAAGAAACCGGCCGGGAAACTAGCGCCTCTTCCTGTGCCTATCGCGCCATGGCAAATCTGGCGATGGACTTCGTTGAAGGATTGAAAGTCAGAGGGCTATGATGCCATCATGGTGGTGGTCGAACGCTTCACCAAATTCACGCAGTTTATCCCTCTATTCCACCCCTTCATCGCCACTCAAGTCACGCGGGCATTCTTGGACAACATCGTCAAGCTCCACGGCGTCCTGGCATCATTGTCTCTGACGGCGACAAGGTGTTCACTAATGTTCTCTTGCGCGAGCTCGCTGTCCACGACACACCTTGGCAATGGTGCAGGTGGCTGCTGTCCACGGAATTCTGGTATAGCTCTTTGGGGTCACTCCGTTGTTCACCATTCAAGACCCTCTATGGAGTGGAAGCAAACCTAGGGAGCATGCACCTCTAACCCGAGTCACCACCAACCATGCCAGAAGTCGAGGAGTGGGAGTGGGACTTGGCGGCGCACATTACACCGGCTCCGTGCCCAACTGGAGCGAGCCCAGAAGCGCTTCAAGAAGTATGCTCATCGCAACCCGACCAAGCGTGCCTTGCAGGTGGGTGAACAAGTTCTCCCAAAGCTCCAGCCTCAGGTTTAGAAATCAATGGCGAGCCGGCCATGCGCTAAGCTGGCGTACAAATTCTTTGGCCCTTTCACCATCATCGACAAGATTGGCAACCTTGCTTATAAGCTCGAGCTCCCACCGGACAGTTGCGTCCACACGGTGTTTCACATGTCACAGCTCAAGCCCTTCACACCAAACTACACGTCGGTGTTTGGAGAGCTGCCCCGATGAAGCAGCacaaaggttgtggaggagcaactccaccttgctgctacaatgtgtacaacacaagtgttgaaggaacagaTTCAACAtgctgcgctagatatcgctctagaggcaAATGTAGGCGgatagggcagcaagagttcaatccagaactcctagggcacaagatctactccaagatcttagataagaacaagttctattataggtaggggtacatagtctcggtacaaagtagaggtgaggacctctatttatagggctttgggaagccttcacgtacttctacttatagctggaatactctagaaaCATTATTTAAggttcaccattctactcatagctactcacaactagaagactctagaaaacagtaggtaggataaagaaaagaaaagaaatactagacCACAACAGAAgtatctagaagtagccaaacagattTGACATATGATTATATTTTCATGTTCCTCATCAATCTCCCCTGGTTGTTTGGAACTCGCCCTCGAGTTATCTTCATAGAGCGCTTCTTCTGGATGGTAGAGAGTGAAGTCCGCAACATTGAAAGTCTTGGAGATACCCATATCGCTTGGAAGATCTATCACATAAGCATTATCATTTATCTTCCTCACGATAGAGAAGGGTCCATACCTTCGCTACCTAAGTTTCCCTTTAACACCTAAAGGCAGCCTCTCTTTTCGGAGGTAGACCATCACCTTATCACCCACTTGGAATGATTTTGGCCTCCTTTTGCAATCAGCAAGTTGTTTATATTTCTGATTTTGTGCTTCCAAAGAACCGCGAATCTCTTCAAATAACTCGGTGTAATTATCAGCAAAGGTCAATGCTGATTTTGAGTTTCCCCTTGATGGTAGCTTCACCAGGTCCACCACATATGTTGGAACTTTAGTGTAGACAATGGAAAAAGGGCTCCTTCCtgtggatctatgcttggagttattgtaggagaactctgcaagagataaagccaaatcccattgcccctttctttctccacaaatgcaatggatcagattacccaaaaacttgttcaccacttccgtttgtccatctgtttgtggatgagaagtgctagaaaatttcaattcagtgttgaattgcttccacaaagtgagccaaaatgcagcAAGAAACTTGCTATCACGATCTGAGACGGTGGACCTTGAAACTCCATGAAGTCTGACCACTTCTCGAAAGAATAGGTTTGTCACATGATGATCATCCGTTGTCTTGCGGcatggaatgaaatgagccatcttagagaatctgtCCACGACCACAAACACAGCATCACTCCCTCGTCTTGTTCTTGGCAAGCCCAAGACGAAGTCCATAGAGATGTCCTCCCATGGAGCGACAGGAACAGGCAAAGGCATGTATAACCCTGTGTTCTGGACTTGGCCTTTGTAGGTTTGACATATAGGGCATCACTGAACAAACTTTCCAGCATCTCTCTTTAGTTGTGGCCAAAAGTAGCGAGCTTCCAGGCTAGCGACAGTCTTGTCCCGTCCAACATGGCCACTAAGATCATGAATGGAGCTCTCTAACCAGCTTGTCACGTAGAGAACTTCTTGGAATGCACAAACAATTTTTTGAAGAGATATCCATCTTGCATCAAATAGTCATCACCTAATGGTTGGCCCCTTGCGTGCTTTACCCAAACATGGCCAAAGTCTTCGTCACCCTCATACAACTCCTTTATTTGATCCATGCACGAAAGTTCAGCTTCAAAAGAAGTCAAGAGGCATGCACGATGACTCAAAGCATCGGCCACCCTGTTAGTTATTCCAGATTTATGCACgatgagatagttaaacctctcCAGATATGTTGCCCATCTTGCTAGCATGCGGTCAACATGCTTTTGATTTCTAAAATGCTTCAAGGATTGATGGTCGCTATAAACAATGAACTCTTTAGGCAGCAAATAGACTTCCCAAGTTTTCAACGCTCTGAAAACAGCATATAATTCTTGTTGATAGGTACTCCATTTCTGTCTAGCTTCACTTAACTTCTCACTAAAGAAAGCAATGGGCTTCCTTTCTTGAGATAGGACAGCTCCAATGCCTACTCCACTTGCATCACACTCCAACTCAAAAGTCTTGTTGAAATCAGGTAGCACCAAGACAGGAGCTTGTGAAAGTTTTTGTTTAATCTCATTGAAACTAGCTTCAGCTGCTTCTATCCATTGGAACTTTCCTTTCTTCAAACACTCGGTAATAGGTGCCATGATAGTGCTGAAATTCTTCACAAATCGCCTATAGAAAGTTGCAAGGCCATGAAAGCTTCTTACCTCAGAAATGGTCTTAGGAGTTGGCCATTCTCGGATGGCTTCAACCTTAGAATCATCAACACGAATGTCGTCACATGTTATGACGAATCCTACGAAAAGAAGTTGTGTTTGCAGGAAAACACATTTCTTCAAGTTGACGTAGAGCTCATTTTCCCTTAGTACATCTAGCACCTTTCAAATGTGATCAAAGTGTTCATCCTCATCCTTGCTAAGATGTcatcgaaatagaccacaacaaagtggGATAAGAAGGGCCGAAGGACTTGATTCATTAAGTGCATAAAGGTACTCGGTGCATTTcagagtccaaatggcatgactagccattcaaacaacccttcctttgtcttgaaggtggttttccattcatccccgggtcttatacggatttgatgatatccacttcTTAAATCTAGCTTTGTGAACACTCTTGCTCCACTAAGCTGATCCAACATATCATCCAGACGGGGAATAGGGAATCTATACCTTACGGTGATCTTGTTAACGGCTCTACTGTCCGTACACATGCGCCAAGATCCATCTTTCTTTGGCGCGAGTAGGGCTGGTACAGCACATGGGCTAATACTTTCTCGAATGTgccccttttgcaacaattcctccACCTTCTCCTTCAATATATCATGCTCCTTTGG
The window above is part of the Triticum aestivum cultivar Chinese Spring chromosome 2A, IWGSC CS RefSeq v2.1, whole genome shotgun sequence genome. Proteins encoded here:
- the LOC123188534 gene encoding serine/threonine-protein kinase svkA — encoded protein: MSDSASMAAATEARFSNRDLIGRGSFGDVYRGFDKELSKEVAIKVIDLEEAEDDIEDIQKEISVLSQCRCPYITDYYGSYLHQTKLWIVMEYMAGGSVADLLQAGPPLDEISIACILRDLLHAVEYLHSEGKIHRDIKAANILLTESGDVKVADFGVSAQLTKTMSRRKTFVGTPFWMAPEVIQNSDGYNEKADIWSLGITAIEMAKGEPPLADIHPMRVLFMIPRENPPQLDEHFSKPMKEFVSLCLRKNPAERPSAKELLKHRFIKNARKTPKLLERIRERPKFTVKGSIDATQNGQTHIEEDDYGGTIKVDRNTRHAASPSSQGTVRKAAGWDFPDRSEGTGTVRGGLRPPQITSTKDGRFDMPQNPSTLKRTVDRENQWRTSGTGSEESSSTNMSKKEAQTDHGRLESSTEYNDQSVSGSGTVVLRSPRASQVYPAGPNHSSKPPSRFSSYEDMSISGTVVRNQTEEAETPRSSRSRLGTLEKTSNASLEDSATNLAEAKAALQAGFRKGNARERPATNKHEKESHEPRFSGVNSHEVRSENVDSQKGRKSRQPSDGQSAPRASAASPALSSLIIPSLKEASGDKYEGPVVHAVLSSLMDLEQEIPGSCEVLVGRILQRLGSSKDSSLQSLNETAISIFTKKPEPPSEAGSNKKQASTPPLAAPTVSPLARFLLTRWQNQVSQDLNSV